The following are encoded together in the Salvelinus fontinalis isolate EN_2023a chromosome 38, ASM2944872v1, whole genome shotgun sequence genome:
- the LOC129838016 gene encoding kin of IRRE-like protein 1 isoform X11 codes for MLPFYLVLCLMGTATRAAYFSQQPQDQVVVSGQSVTLPCVIVGYRGMVQWTKDGLALGGERDLPGWTRYSLMGDPLSGEHSLMIDSAELADDAVYECQATQAGLRSHRAKLTVLVPPTDPVVEGGPIIRVKAHTPYNLTCRASGAKPAAEITWYRDGEVMDTAIYSKTRMEDGKRELAVSMLPVVPEDKDSGRTYTCRVLNPAAPAGLQTSVTINVQHPPSVTLSVQPQTVMEGAKVLFICSASANPEITGYRWSKGGVPISEANGDSLEVTVDHSYFTDPVSCEVSNSVGSTNVSTLVDVQFGPRLLSEPKPMNVDIGMDAAFTCTWTGNPPLTLAWTKQGSSVVLSNGNTLQLKAVTQEDAGTYTCKAIVPRIGVAERDVTLTVNGPPIITADATQHAVKHSKGKLECLVGNSPPPDKIVWTFGDVTLSSGSTGRFSVQTVTSDHGVLSSLVLSETLAQDFQLRYNCTAWNRFGTGTALVTLKEQEALPMLIIIGAAVGGGCVLLICVVTLVSLCCRHTGKGEVEGKKCTRLSKSDIRVQIVHSDHNATRGNDDEEDVKEPMAPNSSESPGTSRTEHSDLLEEDEDERSDIKDPTNGYYNVHAHEDRVIRSGFSDYVPNPRPVYTPSQLPSPSPLFGQHTVVAATQPRIYDFSHRYATTTGARSTYEQQQAAAAQPGAIYPTDPVYSGSAYLPTAATYGRAFTSYVKPASYEKVDAYDQSDQASKVSSSSRFSYASSQVSSQQSDYGRPSQRMQTHV; via the exons CTACCCGAGCAGCCTACTTTTCCCAGCAGCCCCAAGACCAGGTAGTGGTGTCTGGTCAATCGGTGACTCTGCCCTGTGTCATCGTGGGATACCGAGGAATGGTGCAGTGGACCAAAGACGGCCTGGcactgggtggagagagagatctgCCAG GGTGGACACGCTACTCCTTAATGGGCGACCCGCTATCAGGCGAGCACAGCTTGATGATCGACTCGGCAGAGCTGGCGGATGACGCCGTGTACGAGTGTCAGGCTACGCAGGCCGGACTGCGCTCCCACCGAGCCAAGCTCACTGTTCTAG tTCCCCCCACAGACCCGGTGGTGGAGGGGGGTCCTATCATACGTGTGAAGGCCCACACACCCTACAACCTCACCTGCCGCGCCTCGGGGGCCAAGCCTGCCGCCGagatcacctggtacagagacgGAGAGGTCATGGACACGGCCATATACTCTAAG ACGCGGATGGAGGATGGGAAGAGGGAACTGGCTGTCAGTATGCTTCCTGTGGTGCCGGAGGACAAGGACTCTGGCCGTACCTACACCTGCCGCGTCCTCAACCCTGCCGCCCCCGCCGGACTCCAGACCTCCGTCACCATCAACGTCCAGC ACCCTCCATCAGTGACCCTGTCCGTCCAGCCCCAGACTGTCATGGAGGGAGCCAAGGTTCTGTTCATCTGCTCTGCCTCTGCCAACCCTGAGATCACAGGATACAG GTGGTCCAAGGGAGGAGTCCCCATCTCGGAGGCGAACGGGGACAGCCTGGAGGTGACGGTAGACCACTCGTACTTCACAGACCCTGTCTCATGTGAGGTGTCCAACTCAGTGGGCAGCACCAATGTCAGCACCCTGGTGGATGTACAAT TTGGTCCCAGGCTGCTGTCGGAGCCCAAGCCCATGAACGTGGACATTGGGATGGACGCTGCCTTCACCTGCACCTGGACAGGCAACCCTCCCCTTACCCTGGCCTGGACAAAACAGGGCTCAAGCGTG gtGCTCAGTAATGGCAACACCCTGCAGCTGAAGGCTGTCACCCAGGAGGATGCTGGGACGTATACCTGCAAGGCCATCGTCCCCCGCATCGGTGTGGCTGAGAGGGACGTCACGCTCACTGTCAACG gcccaccTATCATTACAGCGGACGCCACACAGCACGCTGTCAAGCACTCCAAGGGCAAGCTAGAGTGCCTGGTGGGAAACAGCCCCCCGCCTGACAAGATT GTGTGGACATTTGGAGATGTGACCCTCTCCTCGGGTTCCACCGGTCGTTTCTCTGTCCAGACGGTGACCAGCGACCACGGGGTCCTGTCCTCCCTGGTCCTGTCTGAGACCCTGGCCCAGGACTTCCAGCTCCGCTACAACTGCACCGCATGGAACCGCTTCGGCACAGGCACCGCGCTGGTCACCCTCAAGGAGCAAG agGCCCTGCCCATGCTGATCATCATTGGGGCGGCGGTGGGCGGAGGGTGTGTCCTGCTCATCTGTGTCGtcaccctggtctctctctgctGCAGGCACACCGGGAAAGGTGAGGTCGAAG GTAAAAAGTGCACACGCCTCTCAAAGAGTGACATCAGAGTTCAGATTGTGCACAGTGACCACAACGCTACCCGTGGCAacgatgatgaggaggatgtCAAGGAGCCCATG GCCCCCAACAGCAGTGAGTCTCCTGGGACGTCCCGGACGGAACACAGTGACCTGCTGGAGGAGGATGAGGACGAGAGGTCCGACATCAAG GACCCCACTAACGGCTACTACAACGTGCATGCTCACGAGGACCGGGTGATCCGCAGTGGTTTCTCAGATTACGTGCCCAACCCCCGTCCTGTCTACACGCCATCCCAGCTGCCCTCCCCCAGCCCGCTGTTCGGCCAGCACACAGTGGTGGCAGCCACACAGCCCCGCATCTACGACTTCTCCCACCGCTACGCCACCACCACAGGGGCCCGCTCCACCTATGAGCAGCAGCAGGCAGCGGCAGCCCAGCCCGGAGCCATCTACCCCACCGACCCCGTCTATAGCGGCTCTGCCTACCTGCCCACCGCCGCCACATACGGACGAGCCTTCACCAGCTACGTCAAGCCCGCCTCCTACGAGAAGGTGGACGCATACGATCAATCGGACCAGGCCAGCAAGGTGTCTAGCTCCTCCCGTTTCTCATATGCATCATCACAGGTCTCCTCCCAGCAGTCCGACTACGGACGGCCGTCACAACGCATGCAGACTCACGTCTGA
- the LOC129838016 gene encoding kin of IRRE-like protein 3 isoform X12, producing the protein MLPFYLVLCLMGTATRAAYFSQQPQDQVVVSGQSVTLPCVIVGYRGMVQWTKDGLALGGERDLPGWTRYSLMGDPLSGEHSLMIDSAELADDAVYECQATQAGLRSHRAKLTVLVPPTDPVVEGGPIIRVKAHTPYNLTCRASGAKPAAEITWYRDGEVMDTAIYSKTRMEDGKRELAVSMLPVVPEDKDSGRTYTCRVLNPAAPAGLQTSVTINVQHPPSVTLSVQPQTVMEGAKVLFICSASANPEITGYRWSKGGVPISEANGDSLEVTVDHSYFTDPVSCEVSNSVGSTNVSTLVDVQFGPRLLSEPKPMNVDIGMDAAFTCTWTGNPPLTLAWTKQGSSVVLSNGNTLQLKAVTQEDAGTYTCKAIVPRIGVAERDVTLTVNGPPIITADATQHAVKHSKGKLECLVGNSPPPDKIVWTFGDVTLSSGSTGRFSVQTVTSDHGVLSSLVLSETLAQDFQLRYNCTAWNRFGTGTALVTLKEQEALPMLIIIGAAVGGGCVLLICVVTLVSLCCRHTGKGKKCTRLSKSDIRVQIVHSDHNATRGNDDEEDVKEPMAPNSSESPGTSRTEHSDLLEEDEDERSDIKDPTNGYYNVHAHEDRVIRSGFSDYVPNPRPVYTPSQLPSPSPLFGQHTVVAATQPRIYDFSHRYATTTGARSTYEQQQAAAAQPGAIYPTDPVYSGSAYLPTAATYGRAFTSYVKPASYEKVDAYDQSDQASKVSSSSRFSYASSQVSSQQSDYGRPSQRMQTHV; encoded by the exons CTACCCGAGCAGCCTACTTTTCCCAGCAGCCCCAAGACCAGGTAGTGGTGTCTGGTCAATCGGTGACTCTGCCCTGTGTCATCGTGGGATACCGAGGAATGGTGCAGTGGACCAAAGACGGCCTGGcactgggtggagagagagatctgCCAG GGTGGACACGCTACTCCTTAATGGGCGACCCGCTATCAGGCGAGCACAGCTTGATGATCGACTCGGCAGAGCTGGCGGATGACGCCGTGTACGAGTGTCAGGCTACGCAGGCCGGACTGCGCTCCCACCGAGCCAAGCTCACTGTTCTAG tTCCCCCCACAGACCCGGTGGTGGAGGGGGGTCCTATCATACGTGTGAAGGCCCACACACCCTACAACCTCACCTGCCGCGCCTCGGGGGCCAAGCCTGCCGCCGagatcacctggtacagagacgGAGAGGTCATGGACACGGCCATATACTCTAAG ACGCGGATGGAGGATGGGAAGAGGGAACTGGCTGTCAGTATGCTTCCTGTGGTGCCGGAGGACAAGGACTCTGGCCGTACCTACACCTGCCGCGTCCTCAACCCTGCCGCCCCCGCCGGACTCCAGACCTCCGTCACCATCAACGTCCAGC ACCCTCCATCAGTGACCCTGTCCGTCCAGCCCCAGACTGTCATGGAGGGAGCCAAGGTTCTGTTCATCTGCTCTGCCTCTGCCAACCCTGAGATCACAGGATACAG GTGGTCCAAGGGAGGAGTCCCCATCTCGGAGGCGAACGGGGACAGCCTGGAGGTGACGGTAGACCACTCGTACTTCACAGACCCTGTCTCATGTGAGGTGTCCAACTCAGTGGGCAGCACCAATGTCAGCACCCTGGTGGATGTACAAT TTGGTCCCAGGCTGCTGTCGGAGCCCAAGCCCATGAACGTGGACATTGGGATGGACGCTGCCTTCACCTGCACCTGGACAGGCAACCCTCCCCTTACCCTGGCCTGGACAAAACAGGGCTCAAGCGTG gtGCTCAGTAATGGCAACACCCTGCAGCTGAAGGCTGTCACCCAGGAGGATGCTGGGACGTATACCTGCAAGGCCATCGTCCCCCGCATCGGTGTGGCTGAGAGGGACGTCACGCTCACTGTCAACG gcccaccTATCATTACAGCGGACGCCACACAGCACGCTGTCAAGCACTCCAAGGGCAAGCTAGAGTGCCTGGTGGGAAACAGCCCCCCGCCTGACAAGATT GTGTGGACATTTGGAGATGTGACCCTCTCCTCGGGTTCCACCGGTCGTTTCTCTGTCCAGACGGTGACCAGCGACCACGGGGTCCTGTCCTCCCTGGTCCTGTCTGAGACCCTGGCCCAGGACTTCCAGCTCCGCTACAACTGCACCGCATGGAACCGCTTCGGCACAGGCACCGCGCTGGTCACCCTCAAGGAGCAAG agGCCCTGCCCATGCTGATCATCATTGGGGCGGCGGTGGGCGGAGGGTGTGTCCTGCTCATCTGTGTCGtcaccctggtctctctctgctGCAGGCACACCGGGAAAG GTAAAAAGTGCACACGCCTCTCAAAGAGTGACATCAGAGTTCAGATTGTGCACAGTGACCACAACGCTACCCGTGGCAacgatgatgaggaggatgtCAAGGAGCCCATG GCCCCCAACAGCAGTGAGTCTCCTGGGACGTCCCGGACGGAACACAGTGACCTGCTGGAGGAGGATGAGGACGAGAGGTCCGACATCAAG GACCCCACTAACGGCTACTACAACGTGCATGCTCACGAGGACCGGGTGATCCGCAGTGGTTTCTCAGATTACGTGCCCAACCCCCGTCCTGTCTACACGCCATCCCAGCTGCCCTCCCCCAGCCCGCTGTTCGGCCAGCACACAGTGGTGGCAGCCACACAGCCCCGCATCTACGACTTCTCCCACCGCTACGCCACCACCACAGGGGCCCGCTCCACCTATGAGCAGCAGCAGGCAGCGGCAGCCCAGCCCGGAGCCATCTACCCCACCGACCCCGTCTATAGCGGCTCTGCCTACCTGCCCACCGCCGCCACATACGGACGAGCCTTCACCAGCTACGTCAAGCCCGCCTCCTACGAGAAGGTGGACGCATACGATCAATCGGACCAGGCCAGCAAGGTGTCTAGCTCCTCCCGTTTCTCATATGCATCATCACAGGTCTCCTCCCAGCAGTCCGACTACGGACGGCCGTCACAACGCATGCAGACTCACGTCTGA
- the LOC129838016 gene encoding kin of IRRE-like protein 1 isoform X7, giving the protein MLPFYLVLCLMGTATRAAYFSQQPQDQVVVSGQSVTLPCVIVGYRGMVQWTKDGLALGGERDLPGWTRYSLMGDPLSGEHSLMIDSAELADDAVYECQATQAGLRSHRAKLTVLVPPTDPVVEGGPIIRVKAHTPYNLTCRASGAKPAAEITWYRDGEVMDTAIYSKTRMEDGKRELAVSMLPVVPEDKDSGRTYTCRVLNPAAPAGLQTSVTINVQHPPSVTLSVQPQTVMEGAKVLFICSASANPEITGYRWSRWSKGGVPISEANGDSLEVTVDHSYFTDPVSCEVSNSVGSTNVSTLVDVQFGPRLLSEPKPMNVDIGMDAAFTCTWTGNPPLTLAWTKQGSSVVLSNGNTLQLKAVTQEDAGTYTCKAIVPRIGVAERDVTLTVNGPPIITADATQHAVKHSKGKLECLVGNSPPPDKIVWTFGDVTLSSGSTGRFSVQTVTSDHGVLSSLVLSETLAQDFQLRYNCTAWNRFGTGTALVTLKEQEALPMLIIIGAAVGGGCVLLICVVTLVSLCCRHTGKGEVEGKKCTRLSKSDIRVQIVHSDHNATRGNDDEEDVKEPMVNASVQSLSAPNSSESPGTSRTEHSDLLEEDEDERSDIKVKTDPTNGYYNVHAHEDRVIRSGFSDYVPNPRPVYTPSQLPSPSPLFGQHTVVAATQPRIYDFSHRYATTTGARSTYEQQQAAAAQPGAIYPTDPVYSGSAYLPTAATYGRAFTSYVKPASYEKVDAYDQSDQASKVSSSSRFSYASSQVSSQQSDYGRPSQRMQTHV; this is encoded by the exons CTACCCGAGCAGCCTACTTTTCCCAGCAGCCCCAAGACCAGGTAGTGGTGTCTGGTCAATCGGTGACTCTGCCCTGTGTCATCGTGGGATACCGAGGAATGGTGCAGTGGACCAAAGACGGCCTGGcactgggtggagagagagatctgCCAG GGTGGACACGCTACTCCTTAATGGGCGACCCGCTATCAGGCGAGCACAGCTTGATGATCGACTCGGCAGAGCTGGCGGATGACGCCGTGTACGAGTGTCAGGCTACGCAGGCCGGACTGCGCTCCCACCGAGCCAAGCTCACTGTTCTAG tTCCCCCCACAGACCCGGTGGTGGAGGGGGGTCCTATCATACGTGTGAAGGCCCACACACCCTACAACCTCACCTGCCGCGCCTCGGGGGCCAAGCCTGCCGCCGagatcacctggtacagagacgGAGAGGTCATGGACACGGCCATATACTCTAAG ACGCGGATGGAGGATGGGAAGAGGGAACTGGCTGTCAGTATGCTTCCTGTGGTGCCGGAGGACAAGGACTCTGGCCGTACCTACACCTGCCGCGTCCTCAACCCTGCCGCCCCCGCCGGACTCCAGACCTCCGTCACCATCAACGTCCAGC ACCCTCCATCAGTGACCCTGTCCGTCCAGCCCCAGACTGTCATGGAGGGAGCCAAGGTTCTGTTCATCTGCTCTGCCTCTGCCAACCCTGAGATCACAGGATACAGGT GGTCCAGGTGGTCCAAGGGAGGAGTCCCCATCTCGGAGGCGAACGGGGACAGCCTGGAGGTGACGGTAGACCACTCGTACTTCACAGACCCTGTCTCATGTGAGGTGTCCAACTCAGTGGGCAGCACCAATGTCAGCACCCTGGTGGATGTACAAT TTGGTCCCAGGCTGCTGTCGGAGCCCAAGCCCATGAACGTGGACATTGGGATGGACGCTGCCTTCACCTGCACCTGGACAGGCAACCCTCCCCTTACCCTGGCCTGGACAAAACAGGGCTCAAGCGTG gtGCTCAGTAATGGCAACACCCTGCAGCTGAAGGCTGTCACCCAGGAGGATGCTGGGACGTATACCTGCAAGGCCATCGTCCCCCGCATCGGTGTGGCTGAGAGGGACGTCACGCTCACTGTCAACG gcccaccTATCATTACAGCGGACGCCACACAGCACGCTGTCAAGCACTCCAAGGGCAAGCTAGAGTGCCTGGTGGGAAACAGCCCCCCGCCTGACAAGATT GTGTGGACATTTGGAGATGTGACCCTCTCCTCGGGTTCCACCGGTCGTTTCTCTGTCCAGACGGTGACCAGCGACCACGGGGTCCTGTCCTCCCTGGTCCTGTCTGAGACCCTGGCCCAGGACTTCCAGCTCCGCTACAACTGCACCGCATGGAACCGCTTCGGCACAGGCACCGCGCTGGTCACCCTCAAGGAGCAAG agGCCCTGCCCATGCTGATCATCATTGGGGCGGCGGTGGGCGGAGGGTGTGTCCTGCTCATCTGTGTCGtcaccctggtctctctctgctGCAGGCACACCGGGAAAGGTGAGGTCGAAG GTAAAAAGTGCACACGCCTCTCAAAGAGTGACATCAGAGTTCAGATTGTGCACAGTGACCACAACGCTACCCGTGGCAacgatgatgaggaggatgtCAAGGAGCCCATGGTAAATGCCTCCGTTCAATCACTTTCA GCCCCCAACAGCAGTGAGTCTCCTGGGACGTCCCGGACGGAACACAGTGACCTGCTGGAGGAGGATGAGGACGAGAGGTCCGACATCAAGGTAAAAACC GACCCCACTAACGGCTACTACAACGTGCATGCTCACGAGGACCGGGTGATCCGCAGTGGTTTCTCAGATTACGTGCCCAACCCCCGTCCTGTCTACACGCCATCCCAGCTGCCCTCCCCCAGCCCGCTGTTCGGCCAGCACACAGTGGTGGCAGCCACACAGCCCCGCATCTACGACTTCTCCCACCGCTACGCCACCACCACAGGGGCCCGCTCCACCTATGAGCAGCAGCAGGCAGCGGCAGCCCAGCCCGGAGCCATCTACCCCACCGACCCCGTCTATAGCGGCTCTGCCTACCTGCCCACCGCCGCCACATACGGACGAGCCTTCACCAGCTACGTCAAGCCCGCCTCCTACGAGAAGGTGGACGCATACGATCAATCGGACCAGGCCAGCAAGGTGTCTAGCTCCTCCCGTTTCTCATATGCATCATCACAGGTCTCCTCCCAGCAGTCCGACTACGGACGGCCGTCACAACGCATGCAGACTCACGTCTGA
- the LOC129838016 gene encoding kin of IRRE-like protein 1 isoform X6, translated as MLPFYLVLCLMGTATRAAYFSQQPQDQVVVSGQSVTLPCVIVGYRGMVQWTKDGLALGGERDLPGWTRYSLMGDPLSGEHSLMIDSAELADDAVYECQATQAGLRSHRAKLTVLVPPTDPVVEGGPIIRVKAHTPYNLTCRASGAKPAAEITWYRDGEVMDTAIYSKTRMEDGKRELAVSMLPVVPEDKDSGRTYTCRVLNPAAPAGLQTSVTINVQHPPSVTLSVQPQTVMEGAKVLFICSASANPEITGYRWSKGGVPISEANGDSLEVTVDHSYFTDPVSCEVSNSVGSTNVSTLVDVQFGPRLLSEPKPMNVDIGMDAAFTCTWTGNPPLTLAWTKQGSSVVLSNGNTLQLKAVTQEDAGTYTCKAIVPRIGVAERDVTLTVNGPPIITADATQHAVKHSKGKLECLVGNSPPPDKIVWTFGDVTLSSGSTGRFSVQTVTSDHGVLSSLVLSETLAQDFQLRYNCTAWNRFGTGTALVTLKEQEALPMLIIIGAAVGGGCVLLICVVTLVSLCCRHTGKGKKCTRLSKSDIRVQIVHSDHNATRGNDDEEDVKEPMVNASVQSLSGLLFPPQAPNSSESPGTSRTEHSDLLEEDEDERSDIKVKTDPTNGYYNVHAHEDRVIRSGFSDYVPNPRPVYTPSQLPSPSPLFGQHTVVAATQPRIYDFSHRYATTTGARSTYEQQQAAAAQPGAIYPTDPVYSGSAYLPTAATYGRAFTSYVKPASYEKVDAYDQSDQASKVSSSSRFSYASSQVSSQQSDYGRPSQRMQTHV; from the exons CTACCCGAGCAGCCTACTTTTCCCAGCAGCCCCAAGACCAGGTAGTGGTGTCTGGTCAATCGGTGACTCTGCCCTGTGTCATCGTGGGATACCGAGGAATGGTGCAGTGGACCAAAGACGGCCTGGcactgggtggagagagagatctgCCAG GGTGGACACGCTACTCCTTAATGGGCGACCCGCTATCAGGCGAGCACAGCTTGATGATCGACTCGGCAGAGCTGGCGGATGACGCCGTGTACGAGTGTCAGGCTACGCAGGCCGGACTGCGCTCCCACCGAGCCAAGCTCACTGTTCTAG tTCCCCCCACAGACCCGGTGGTGGAGGGGGGTCCTATCATACGTGTGAAGGCCCACACACCCTACAACCTCACCTGCCGCGCCTCGGGGGCCAAGCCTGCCGCCGagatcacctggtacagagacgGAGAGGTCATGGACACGGCCATATACTCTAAG ACGCGGATGGAGGATGGGAAGAGGGAACTGGCTGTCAGTATGCTTCCTGTGGTGCCGGAGGACAAGGACTCTGGCCGTACCTACACCTGCCGCGTCCTCAACCCTGCCGCCCCCGCCGGACTCCAGACCTCCGTCACCATCAACGTCCAGC ACCCTCCATCAGTGACCCTGTCCGTCCAGCCCCAGACTGTCATGGAGGGAGCCAAGGTTCTGTTCATCTGCTCTGCCTCTGCCAACCCTGAGATCACAGGATACAG GTGGTCCAAGGGAGGAGTCCCCATCTCGGAGGCGAACGGGGACAGCCTGGAGGTGACGGTAGACCACTCGTACTTCACAGACCCTGTCTCATGTGAGGTGTCCAACTCAGTGGGCAGCACCAATGTCAGCACCCTGGTGGATGTACAAT TTGGTCCCAGGCTGCTGTCGGAGCCCAAGCCCATGAACGTGGACATTGGGATGGACGCTGCCTTCACCTGCACCTGGACAGGCAACCCTCCCCTTACCCTGGCCTGGACAAAACAGGGCTCAAGCGTG gtGCTCAGTAATGGCAACACCCTGCAGCTGAAGGCTGTCACCCAGGAGGATGCTGGGACGTATACCTGCAAGGCCATCGTCCCCCGCATCGGTGTGGCTGAGAGGGACGTCACGCTCACTGTCAACG gcccaccTATCATTACAGCGGACGCCACACAGCACGCTGTCAAGCACTCCAAGGGCAAGCTAGAGTGCCTGGTGGGAAACAGCCCCCCGCCTGACAAGATT GTGTGGACATTTGGAGATGTGACCCTCTCCTCGGGTTCCACCGGTCGTTTCTCTGTCCAGACGGTGACCAGCGACCACGGGGTCCTGTCCTCCCTGGTCCTGTCTGAGACCCTGGCCCAGGACTTCCAGCTCCGCTACAACTGCACCGCATGGAACCGCTTCGGCACAGGCACCGCGCTGGTCACCCTCAAGGAGCAAG agGCCCTGCCCATGCTGATCATCATTGGGGCGGCGGTGGGCGGAGGGTGTGTCCTGCTCATCTGTGTCGtcaccctggtctctctctgctGCAGGCACACCGGGAAAG GTAAAAAGTGCACACGCCTCTCAAAGAGTGACATCAGAGTTCAGATTGTGCACAGTGACCACAACGCTACCCGTGGCAacgatgatgaggaggatgtCAAGGAGCCCATGGTAAATGCCTCCGTTCAATCACTTTCA GGCCTGTTGTTTCCCCCTCAGGCCCCCAACAGCAGTGAGTCTCCTGGGACGTCCCGGACGGAACACAGTGACCTGCTGGAGGAGGATGAGGACGAGAGGTCCGACATCAAGGTAAAAACC GACCCCACTAACGGCTACTACAACGTGCATGCTCACGAGGACCGGGTGATCCGCAGTGGTTTCTCAGATTACGTGCCCAACCCCCGTCCTGTCTACACGCCATCCCAGCTGCCCTCCCCCAGCCCGCTGTTCGGCCAGCACACAGTGGTGGCAGCCACACAGCCCCGCATCTACGACTTCTCCCACCGCTACGCCACCACCACAGGGGCCCGCTCCACCTATGAGCAGCAGCAGGCAGCGGCAGCCCAGCCCGGAGCCATCTACCCCACCGACCCCGTCTATAGCGGCTCTGCCTACCTGCCCACCGCCGCCACATACGGACGAGCCTTCACCAGCTACGTCAAGCCCGCCTCCTACGAGAAGGTGGACGCATACGATCAATCGGACCAGGCCAGCAAGGTGTCTAGCTCCTCCCGTTTCTCATATGCATCATCACAGGTCTCCTCCCAGCAGTCCGACTACGGACGGCCGTCACAACGCATGCAGACTCACGTCTGA